One genomic region from Pseudomonas hormoni encodes:
- a CDS encoding DEAD/DEAH box helicase, with amino-acid sequence MFSQFALHERLLKAVAELKFVEPTPVQAAAIPLALQGRDLRVTAQTGSGKTAAFVLPILNRLIGPAKIRVSIKTLILLPTRELAQQTIKEVERFAQFTFIKSGLITGGEDFKVQAAMLRKVPDILIGTPGRMIEQLNAGNLDLKEVEVLVLDEADRMLDMGFAEDVQRLVEECTNRQQTMLFSATTGGSGLREMVAKVLNNPEHLQLNNVSDLNATTRQQIITADHNQHKEQIVNWLLANETYQKAIVFTNTRAMADRIYGRLVAQEYKAFVLHGDKDQKDRKLAIDRLKQGGVKILVATDVAARGLDVDGLDLVINFDMPRSGDEYVHRIGRTGRAGNDGLAISLICHGDWNLMSSIERYLKQSFERRTIKEVKGTYGGPKKVKASGKAVGVKKKKVDAKGEKKKTGAKAPTKRKIANRPKTDALSLVSKDGMAPLKRRKPEAPAAE; translated from the coding sequence GTGTTTTCCCAATTCGCCCTGCACGAACGCCTGCTCAAAGCCGTGGCCGAGCTTAAATTTGTCGAGCCAACGCCTGTGCAAGCAGCGGCTATTCCGCTGGCGCTCCAAGGGCGTGACCTGCGGGTGACAGCGCAAACCGGCAGCGGCAAAACCGCTGCTTTCGTTTTGCCGATCCTCAACCGTCTGATCGGCCCGGCGAAAATCCGCGTCAGCATCAAGACCCTGATCCTGCTGCCAACCCGCGAGCTGGCCCAGCAGACCATCAAGGAAGTCGAGCGTTTCGCTCAATTCACGTTCATCAAGTCCGGCCTGATCACCGGCGGTGAAGACTTCAAGGTCCAGGCCGCCATGCTGCGCAAGGTGCCGGACATCCTGATCGGTACGCCGGGGCGGATGATCGAGCAACTGAACGCCGGCAACCTCGACTTGAAAGAAGTTGAAGTGCTGGTGCTCGACGAAGCCGACCGCATGCTCGACATGGGCTTCGCCGAAGACGTGCAGCGTCTGGTGGAAGAGTGCACCAATCGCCAGCAGACCATGCTGTTCTCCGCCACCACCGGTGGTTCGGGCCTGCGCGAGATGGTCGCCAAGGTCCTGAACAACCCGGAACACCTGCAGCTGAACAACGTCAGCGATCTGAACGCGACTACCCGTCAGCAGATCATCACCGCTGACCACAACCAGCACAAAGAACAGATCGTGAACTGGCTGTTGGCCAACGAGACCTATCAGAAGGCCATCGTGTTCACCAACACCCGGGCCATGGCCGACCGCATTTACGGCCGCCTGGTGGCGCAGGAATACAAAGCGTTCGTCCTGCACGGTGACAAGGACCAGAAAGACCGCAAACTGGCGATCGATCGCCTGAAACAGGGCGGCGTGAAAATCCTCGTGGCCACCGACGTCGCCGCCCGTGGCCTCGACGTTGACGGCCTCGACCTGGTGATCAACTTCGACATGCCGCGCAGCGGCGACGAATACGTTCACCGCATCGGTCGCACCGGCCGCGCCGGCAACGATGGCCTGGCCATCTCGCTGATCTGCCACGGCGACTGGAACCTGATGTCGAGCATCGAGCGCTACCTCAAGCAGAGCTTCGAGCGCCGCACCATCAAGGAAGTCAAAGGCACCTATGGCGGGCCGAAAAAGGTCAAGGCCTCGGGCAAAGCCGTTGGCGTGAAGAAGAAAAAGGTCGACGCCAAGGGCGAGAAGAAGAAAACCGGCGCCAAGGCACCGACCAAACGCAAGATCGCCAACCGCCCGAAGACCGACGCCCTGTCGCTGGTCAGCAAGGACGGCATGGCTCCTCTGAAGCGCCGCAAGCCGGAAGCGCCGGCTGCTGAATAA
- a CDS encoding peptidylprolyl isomerase — protein MLKKIALVAGSVLFAANLMAATPAKAPHVLLETTNGQIEIELDPVKAPISTKNFLEYVDSGFYNNTIFHRVIPGFMAQGGGFTTQMQQKETKAPIKNEASNGLHNVRGTLSMARTSNPDSATSQFFINVADNAFLDPGRDAGYAVFAKVVKGMDVVDIIVNSQTTTKSGMQNVPIDPVLIKSAKRID, from the coding sequence ATGCTGAAAAAAATCGCCCTCGTCGCTGGCTCCGTTCTGTTTGCCGCCAACCTGATGGCCGCCACGCCCGCCAAGGCGCCGCACGTGCTGCTGGAAACCACCAACGGTCAGATCGAAATCGAACTGGACCCGGTCAAGGCGCCGATCAGTACCAAGAACTTCCTTGAGTACGTCGACAGCGGCTTCTACAACAACACGATTTTCCACCGCGTGATCCCGGGCTTCATGGCCCAGGGCGGCGGTTTCACCACACAGATGCAGCAAAAGGAAACCAAGGCACCGATCAAGAACGAGGCCAGCAACGGCCTGCATAACGTGCGTGGGACCCTGTCGATGGCGCGTACGTCGAACCCGGATTCGGCCACCAGCCAGTTCTTCATCAACGTCGCCGACAACGCCTTCCTCGATCCGGGTCGCGATGCCGGTTACGCAGTATTCGCCAAAGTGGTCAAGGGCATGGACGTGGTGGACATCATCGTCAACTCCCAGACCACCACCAAAAGCGGCATGCAGAATGTGCCCATCGACCCGGTGCTGATCAAGTCGGCCAAGCGCATCGACTAA
- a CDS encoding 3-phosphoglycerate kinase yields MKKFCCLVLAMLPLTAFAYPIDVQKQLNGLSIDYNAYDTDTDIASIQVNNYGSTDAVCKVVFNNGPEAPRTRNIEVAAGKHKNATAKFNRTIIKMRINLTCTPK; encoded by the coding sequence ATGAAAAAATTCTGTTGTTTGGTGTTGGCGATGCTGCCGCTGACTGCCTTTGCTTACCCGATCGACGTACAAAAACAGTTGAACGGCTTGAGCATCGACTACAACGCGTATGACACGGATACCGACATCGCCTCCATTCAGGTGAACAACTACGGCAGCACCGATGCAGTCTGTAAGGTGGTTTTCAATAACGGTCCGGAAGCACCGCGCACCCGCAATATCGAAGTGGCTGCCGGCAAGCACAAAAATGCCACTGCCAAGTTCAACCGGACCATCATCAAGATGCGCATCAATCTGACCTGCACCCCGAAATGA
- a CDS encoding FMN-dependent NADH-azoreductase, with product MSRVLIIESSARQQDSVSRQLTQTFISQWKAAHPNDQITVRDLAVNPVPHLDINLLGGWTKPAEQRSDIEQVSLERSNQLTDELLAADVLVMAAPMYNFAIPSTLKAWLDHVLRAGVTFKYTDTGPQGLLSGKRAYVLTARGGIYAGSTADHQEPYLRQVMGFIGIHDVTFIHAEGMNLGGDFQEKGLNQANARLAQVA from the coding sequence ATGTCCCGCGTTCTGATCATCGAAAGCAGCGCCCGTCAGCAAGACTCGGTTTCCCGTCAACTGACCCAGACCTTCATCAGCCAGTGGAAAGCCGCACACCCCAACGACCAGATCACCGTGCGTGACCTCGCCGTCAACCCGGTGCCGCACCTGGACATCAACCTGCTGGGCGGCTGGACGAAACCCGCTGAGCAGCGCAGCGACATCGAACAGGTTTCCCTGGAGCGCTCCAATCAGTTGACCGATGAATTGCTGGCGGCGGACGTGCTGGTCATGGCCGCTCCCATGTACAACTTCGCGATCCCGAGCACGCTGAAAGCCTGGCTCGACCACGTGCTGCGTGCCGGCGTGACCTTCAAGTACACCGACACCGGCCCGCAAGGCCTGCTCAGCGGCAAGCGCGCTTACGTGCTGACCGCTCGCGGCGGGATCTACGCCGGTAGCACCGCGGATCATCAGGAACCCTACCTGCGTCAGGTCATGGGCTTCATCGGCATCCACGACGTGACCTTTATTCACGCCGAAGGCATGAACCTGGGCGGCGACTTCCAGGAAAAGGGCCTGAACCAGGCCAACGCCAGGCTTGCCCAGGTGGCTTGA
- a CDS encoding carboxylate/amino acid/amine transporter codes for MGYLLFVTLIQAFSFSLIGEYLAGHVDSYFAVLVRVLLAGLVFIPLTRWRSVEPAFMRGMLLIGALQFGVTYVCLYLSFRVLTVPEVLLFTILTPLHVTLIEDALNRRFNPWALVAALVAVLGAAVIRFDRINPDFFMGFLLLQLANFTYAAGQVLYKHLVARHPSDLPHYRRFGYFYLGALAVALPAFLLFGKQNFLPEAPLQWGVLLFLGLVSTALGLYWWNKGACLVNGGTLAVMNNLHVPVGLLINLLIWNQHEELGRLFLGGSVILMAVWISRLGIRPTAIRTS; via the coding sequence ATGGGCTATCTACTTTTTGTCACGCTGATCCAGGCGTTTTCCTTCAGTCTGATCGGCGAATACCTGGCGGGTCATGTCGACAGTTACTTCGCAGTGCTGGTGCGGGTGTTGCTGGCGGGGTTGGTGTTTATTCCGTTGACGCGCTGGCGCTCGGTGGAACCGGCGTTCATGCGCGGCATGCTGCTGATCGGCGCGTTGCAGTTCGGCGTGACCTACGTCTGCCTGTATTTGAGCTTCCGGGTGCTGACGGTGCCGGAGGTGTTGCTGTTCACCATCCTCACACCGCTGCATGTGACACTGATCGAAGACGCGCTGAACCGGCGCTTCAATCCATGGGCGCTGGTCGCAGCGTTGGTGGCAGTGCTCGGCGCGGCGGTGATTCGCTTTGACCGCATCAACCCGGATTTCTTCATGGGGTTCCTGCTGCTGCAACTGGCCAACTTCACCTACGCCGCCGGGCAGGTGCTTTATAAGCATCTGGTGGCGCGTCATCCGAGCGATCTGCCGCATTACCGGCGCTTCGGTTACTTCTATCTCGGCGCATTGGCGGTGGCGTTGCCGGCCTTTCTGCTGTTCGGCAAACAGAATTTCCTGCCCGAAGCACCGCTGCAATGGGGCGTGCTGTTATTCCTAGGCCTGGTTTCGACTGCGTTGGGGTTGTACTGGTGGAACAAGGGCGCGTGCCTGGTGAATGGCGGGACGCTGGCGGTGATGAACAACCTGCATGTGCCGGTGGGGCTGCTGATCAATCTGCTGATCTGGAATCAGCATGAAGAGTTGGGGCGGTTGTTTTTGGGTGGTTCGGTGATTTTGATGGCGGTGTGGATTAGTCGGTTGGGCATCAGACCCACCGCAATCCGCACTTCGTAG
- a CDS encoding mechanosensitive ion channel family protein: MDIKQLWLNVQDLWGALDQHPLLHSSLALILLLVIALVLGRVARYLILHATKMLGRQPALHWVNDFRHNKVFHRLAQITPSLVIQFGLHLVPELSKTSLNFLGNVALAFTILFLLLSVSALLSALLDIYARTEHARTRSIKGYVQLTKMVLYVFGAIIIVATLIDRSPLLLLSGLGAMSAVILLVYKDTLLSFVASVQLTSNDMLRVGDWIEMPQVGADGDVVDITLHTVKVQNFDKTIVSIPTWRLMSESFKNWRGMQQSGGRRIKRSLFIDASGVRFIRDDEEQKLSQVHLLTDYISRKQAELKAWNEAQGNVAAMSANRRRMTNIGTFRAYALAYLKSHPEIQPNMTCMVRQMQTTAQGIPLEIYCFTRTTAWADYERIQGDIFDYLLAVLPEFGLSLYQQPSGGDLRAGLLPAILGASHIPEPEKHVM; the protein is encoded by the coding sequence ATGGATATCAAACAGCTCTGGCTCAACGTCCAAGACCTTTGGGGTGCTCTCGACCAGCATCCGCTCCTGCATTCCAGCCTGGCGCTGATCCTGCTGCTGGTGATTGCGCTGGTCCTCGGACGAGTGGCGCGCTACCTCATTCTGCATGCGACCAAAATGCTCGGTCGCCAACCGGCGTTGCACTGGGTCAACGATTTTCGACACAACAAAGTGTTTCATCGCCTGGCGCAGATAACCCCCTCTCTGGTGATCCAGTTCGGCCTGCATCTGGTGCCGGAGTTGAGCAAGACCAGCCTGAATTTCCTCGGCAATGTCGCGCTGGCGTTCACCATTCTGTTCCTGCTGCTGTCGGTCAGTGCCCTGCTCAGTGCCTTGCTGGACATCTACGCCCGCACCGAACACGCCCGTACCCGCTCGATCAAAGGCTACGTGCAACTAACGAAAATGGTGTTGTACGTGTTTGGCGCGATCATCATCGTCGCCACGTTGATCGACCGCTCGCCGCTGTTGCTGCTGTCGGGTCTGGGCGCCATGTCGGCGGTGATTCTGTTGGTCTACAAGGACACCCTGTTGTCGTTCGTCGCCAGCGTGCAGCTGACCAGCAACGACATGCTGCGGGTTGGCGACTGGATCGAGATGCCGCAAGTCGGCGCCGATGGCGATGTGGTGGACATCACGCTGCACACGGTCAAGGTGCAGAACTTCGACAAGACCATCGTTTCGATTCCGACCTGGCGCCTGATGTCCGAGTCGTTCAAGAACTGGCGCGGCATGCAGCAGTCGGGCGGGCGACGGATCAAGCGCAGCCTGTTCATCGATGCCAGCGGTGTACGCTTCATCCGTGATGACGAAGAGCAGAAGCTGTCCCAGGTGCATTTGCTGACCGACTACATCAGCCGCAAACAGGCTGAACTCAAGGCGTGGAACGAGGCTCAGGGCAATGTGGCAGCGATGTCGGCCAACCGGCGGCGGATGACCAATATCGGGACCTTCCGCGCCTATGCGCTGGCGTATTTGAAGAGTCATCCGGAGATCCAGCCGAACATGACCTGCATGGTGCGGCAGATGCAGACCACCGCGCAGGGGATTCCGCTGGAAATCTATTGCTTCACCCGCACCACGGCGTGGGCGGATTACGAGCGGATTCAGGGGGATATTTTCGATTACTTGCTGGCGGTGCTGCCGGAGTTCGGGTTGAGTCTTTACCAGCAGCCGAGTGGCGGGGATCTGCGGGCCGGGTTGCTCCCGGCCATACTGGGCGCGAGCCACATTCCCGAACCCGAAAAACACGTTATGTAA
- a CDS encoding LysR family transcriptional regulator, which produces MKAPRVTLDQWRTLQAVVDHGGFAQAAEALHRSQSSVSYTVARMQDQLGVPLLRIDGRKAVLTEAGGVLLRRSRQLVKQASQLEDLAHHMEQGWEAEVRLVVDAAYPSARLVRALTAFMPQSRGCRVRLREEVLSGVEEVLLEGVADLAITGLSIPGYLGAELSDVEFVAVAHPEHALHRLNRELNFQDLESQMQVVIRDSGRQQPRDVGWLGAEQRWTVGSLATAATFVGSGLGFAWLPRHMIERELKEGTLKLLPLDQGGSRNPSFYLYSNKDKPLGPATQILIELLRTFDTAPLDAPFAAPEQA; this is translated from the coding sequence ATGAAAGCGCCCCGCGTGACCCTTGATCAATGGCGAACATTACAGGCCGTGGTCGACCACGGCGGTTTCGCCCAGGCCGCCGAAGCGCTGCACCGCTCGCAATCGTCAGTCAGCTACACCGTGGCACGCATGCAGGACCAGCTCGGTGTTCCCCTGCTGCGCATCGACGGCCGCAAAGCCGTGCTGACCGAAGCCGGCGGCGTGTTGCTGCGCCGCTCGCGGCAACTGGTGAAACAGGCCAGTCAGCTGGAAGACCTGGCGCATCACATGGAGCAAGGCTGGGAAGCGGAAGTGCGGCTGGTGGTCGACGCCGCCTACCCGAGCGCCCGCCTCGTCCGCGCCTTGACCGCGTTCATGCCGCAAAGCCGCGGCTGCCGGGTGCGGCTGCGCGAAGAAGTGTTGTCGGGCGTGGAGGAAGTCCTGCTCGAAGGCGTGGCCGATCTGGCGATCACCGGCCTCAGTATTCCTGGTTATCTGGGCGCGGAATTGAGCGACGTCGAATTTGTCGCCGTCGCCCACCCCGAGCACGCGCTGCATCGCCTGAACCGTGAACTGAATTTCCAGGACCTGGAAAGCCAGATGCAAGTGGTGATCCGCGACTCCGGCCGCCAGCAACCAAGGGATGTCGGCTGGCTCGGCGCCGAACAGCGCTGGACCGTCGGCAGCCTGGCCACCGCCGCGACGTTTGTCGGCAGCGGATTGGGTTTTGCGTGGCTGCCCCGGCACATGATCGAACGCGAATTGAAGGAAGGGACGCTCAAGCTGCTACCGTTGGATCAGGGCGGAAGCCGTAACCCGAGCTTCTACCTGTATTCGAACAAGGACAAACCGCTGGGCCCGGCGACGCAAATCCTCATTGAACTGCTGCGCACGTTTGACACCGCGCCGCTGGATGCGCCCTTCGCCGCCCCTGAACAAGCCTGA
- a CDS encoding IclR family transcriptional regulator, whose amino-acid sequence MAQVYQTSFRLRDVIYPLLESLSEASGETSSFYVRENDSRVVLFRVEPKRAVRVSLHEGARFPLSAGASGKILRAFGALSDPDQGPIREYFWATSFGERDPETASVSVPVFNAAYALTGALTLSGPAERFNQEKVATACGLLLDAAARATVALGGDNRELLKAVERII is encoded by the coding sequence TTGGCGCAGGTCTATCAGACCTCGTTCCGCCTGCGGGATGTGATTTACCCGCTACTGGAATCCCTGTCCGAAGCGAGCGGCGAAACATCCTCTTTCTACGTGCGGGAAAACGACAGCCGCGTGGTGCTGTTTCGCGTCGAGCCAAAGCGCGCCGTTCGGGTTTCCCTGCATGAAGGTGCACGATTCCCGCTGAGTGCCGGGGCATCGGGAAAAATCCTGCGAGCGTTCGGCGCGTTGTCCGACCCGGACCAGGGGCCAATTCGTGAGTATTTCTGGGCAACGTCCTTCGGTGAGCGGGACCCGGAGACGGCTTCGGTGTCCGTTCCGGTATTCAACGCCGCGTATGCATTGACCGGTGCGTTGACCTTGTCGGGGCCGGCAGAGCGATTCAACCAGGAGAAGGTGGCTACGGCGTGCGGGTTGTTGCTCGATGCAGCGGCCAGGGCGACCGTTGCGTTAGGCGGGGACAATCGGGAATTGCTCAAGGCGGTTGAGCGCAT